CGCAGATTCTTAGTATTTCGTCAAGGTCACTGGAATAGATGAAGATGGACGATTTTTGTTCGCACAAATTCAGGAAGGCTCTATGCACGAAATTTGTAGATCTCAGATCCAAGCCAGAAGTTGGATCGCATGTGATTAATAATTTTGGTTTTGAACTCAATTCTCTTGCTATCACAACTCGTTGCATGTTTCCACCTGAGAGGATCTCAACCGGATGCCAAACAGAAGAAGTTTTGATTTCATACTCTTTCAAAAGTTGGTCAGACCATTCTTCAATCTTTTTATGTTTGAGCCAACCAAGATAAGAAAATTTTTTATAATTACTGATGATCAAATTGTAAGCTGTTGGAAGACTCATTGAAAGTCCGATCTGAATCTTTTTTTGAGGAATATAGCCAATGCCGATTTTTCTTCTTTCACCTATGTCTTGAAAAGTTATATCTTTTCCAAGAAAAATGAGCCTTCCCTGTGATGCTCTTCTCATACCAACTATTGTCTCGGTTAATTCAATCGCTCCAGATGAACCAAATCCCACCACTCCCAATATTTCACCTTCCCTAACGTGAAACGATACAGGCCCAATTATCTGCCTGTCAGTTGCAAAGGTGAGATTCTCAACGGTTAATAGATTTTTTTTGATTCTATTGGTCGGCTGTTTACGAATAACTTCTGTTTCACCTGCCATTATTTGAGAGAGTTCTTTCACAGATGGTTTGTTTTCATCTGAAGAGTATACGGTAATGCCATTTCTCAAAATCGTTATTTGGTCTGATATAGTGAGTGCATCTTGTACATTATGTGTGATGAAAATAATTGTTTTTCCAGATTTTTTGAGTTTTTTCACTACTTTGAAGAATTGTTCGGATTCCACTTCGGTGAGATATGAAGTTGGTTCATCGAATATTAAGATATCTGCCGCAAGATACAAAATTCTCAATATCTCTGTTTTTTGTCTTTCCGCAATTGGTAGATCAGCTACTTTCCTGTCAAGATCAACAAAGAGATTGTTCTGCTCCATTATCTTGTTGATCGTTTCTATGGCTTTTGATGAATCAAAAAAGGCAAAAAATTTTGAAGGCATCTTTTGCAAAACGATATTCTCCAAACTTGTGAAGTCTTCTATCAAACTCAGATTCTGTTGAACCATTGCTATACCATGTTTCAATCCATCATGCTGGTTTTTTATGTTCACTTGCTTGCCGTTCAGAAATATCTTTCCACTGTCCATTTTTTCCAGACCGCACAGAATTCTCATCAAAGTCGTTTTACCTGCAC
The DNA window shown above is from Thermotoga profunda AZM34c06 and carries:
- a CDS encoding ABC transporter ATP-binding protein, encoding MREIYKTFPTSHTVALKGANLRVEKGTIHTLLGENGAGKTTLMRILCGLEKMDSGKIFLNGKQVNIKNQHDGLKHGIAMVQQNLSLIEDFTSLENIVLQKMPSKFFAFFDSSKAIETINKIMEQNNLFVDLDRKVADLPIAERQKTEILRILYLAADILIFDEPTSYLTEVESEQFFKVVKKLKKSGKTIIFITHNVQDALTISDQITILRNGITVYSSDENKPSVKELSQIMAGETEVIRKQPTNRIKKNLLTVENLTFATDRQIIGPVSFHVREGEILGVVGFGSSGAIELTETIVGMRRASQGRLIFLGKDITFQDIGERRKIGIGYIPQKKIQIGLSMSLPTAYNLIISNYKKFSYLGWLKHKKIEEWSDQLLKEYEIKTSSVWHPVEILSGGNMQRVVIARELSSKPKLLITCDPTSGLDLRSTNFVHRAFLNLCEQKSSIFIYSSDLDEILRICDRILVMSKGKLVKHFENTHMMKKSELIEAMLSNENRAELV